In one Lolium rigidum isolate FL_2022 chromosome 3, APGP_CSIRO_Lrig_0.1, whole genome shotgun sequence genomic region, the following are encoded:
- the LOC124698201 gene encoding protein IQ-DOMAIN 19-like, with protein sequence MGKAGRWLRSFLAGGRAKDGKRDRPHADTMPVTALSGATPKEKRWSFRRPVVLAPEQREAADSVGASRSSAASEAGFDQKTRAVAVAVATAATADVAVAAAQAAATVVRLSSRKAAPNLSPPPAGFPVEAAAAVRIQAAYRGYLARTALCALRGIVKLQALVRGQLVRKQAKATLRCMQALLAAQSQLRAQRMRFLQEHQPHQTPPPRPRPSPSHPKHRRSSYEMDRSSDDSAKIVEMDNGEKPAARRGRVKSGDRHCSTVEYHHQHGGRCSPAPSAMTEMSPRASSWHVEDHLSLGSSPHSQTQNASELPFPSYMGNTESSRAKARSQSAPRQRAAADALERQPSRRKGAEHRSVPRGARMQRSSSQQQAGSAPRPSFFRPWSTSVKLDSSTASLMDSECGSTSSVLTAATTVSTVYSRTRSLVGFEVRRGLY encoded by the exons ATGGGGAAGGCGGGGAGGTGGCTGAGGAGCTTCTTGGCCGGCGGCAGGGCAAAGGATGGGAAGAGGGACAGGCCGCACGCCGACACGATGCCGGTCACGGCGCTGTCGGGAGCGACACCGAAGGAGAAGCGGTGGAGCTTCAGGCGGCCGGTGGTGCTGGCGCCCGAGCAGCGCGAAGCCGCCGACAGCGTTGGCGCGTCTCGGTCGTCAGCGGCGTCGGAAGCGGGCTTCGATCAGAAGACGCGCGCAGTGGCTGTCGCGGTGGCCACCGCGGCCACGGCAGACGTGGCGGTGGCCGCAGCGCAGGCGGCGGCCACGGTGGTACGTCTGTCCTCTCGCAAGGCGGCGCCGAACCTGTCGCCACCACCGGCGGGCTTCCccgtcgaggcggcggcggctgtcaGGATTCAGGCGGCATACAGAGGCTATCTG GCAAGGACGGCGCTGTGCGCGCTGAGGGGCATAGTGAAGCTGCAGGCGCTGGTGCGAGGGCAGCTGGTGAGGAAGCAGGCCAAGGCCACGCTCCGGTGCATGCAGGCTCTGCTGGCGGCGCAGTCCCAGCTGCGCGCGCAGCGCATGCGCTTCCTCCAGGAACACCAACCCCACCAGACACCGCCGCCAAGGCCACGGCCGTCACCGAGCCACCCGAAGCACCGCAGATCGTCCTAC GAGATGGACAGGTCGAGCGACGATAGCGCCAAGATCGTCGAGATGGACAATGGCGAGAAGCCAGCAGCGCGGCGCGGCAGGGTGAAGAGCGGCGACAGGCACTGCTCCACCGTCGAGTACCACCACCAGCACGGCGGCCGGTGCTCGCCGGCGCCGTCGGCCATGACCGAGATGAGCCCGAGGGCGAGCAGCTGGCACGTGGAGGACCACCTCTCCTTGGGGAGCAGCCCGCACTCCCAGACCCAGAACGCGTCGGAGCTGCCGTTCCCGAGCTACATGGGCAACACCGAGTCGTCGAGGGCCAAGGCACGGTCGCAGAGCGCGCCGAGGCAGCGCGCCGCCGCGGACGCGCTGGAGCGGCAGCCGAGCAGGAGGAAGGGCGCGGAGCACCGGAGCGTGCCGAGGGGCGCCAGGATGCAGCGCTCGTCGTCGCAGCAGCAGGCCGGCTCCGCGCCGCGGCCGTCCTTCTTCAGGCCGTGGTCGACGTCAGTCAAGCTGGACTCGTCGACCGCGTCGCTCATGGACAGCGAGTGCGGCTCCACCAGCTCCGTCCTCACCGCGGCGACCACCGTGTCCACCGTGTACAGCCGGACCCGCTCGCTCGTCGGATTCGAG GTGCGCAGGGGACTGTACTGA